The following proteins are encoded in a genomic region of Microcoleus sp. FACHB-68:
- a CDS encoding non-ribosomal peptide synthetase, protein MTSHFLNNSLEIKTPANSSGEVFVLPTSFAQQRLWFLDQFESGNSFYNLPAAVQLKGQVNIPVLEESFQEIVRRHEVLRTAFTLEDGEPVQVIYPNVDLKLQIVDFTQIQNPHPQIQTAILEEAQKTFNLAEPPLLRTTLIKLDEQEFILLLNIHHIVSDGWSLGVLVKELAALYEAFLLNKPSPLPELPIQYADFAIWQQENLQGEKLETQLNYWKQQLQDAPLLLELPADKPRSAVQTFRGARQSFVLSKVLTDALKEFSNRENATLFMTLLAAFNALLHRYTERTDILVGSPIANRNKAEIEGLIGFFVNTLILRTKLSENSSFRELLAQVREVTLGAYAHQDLPFEKLVEELKPERSLSHNPLFQVMFLLQNAPMPTLELPGLTLSVLEIDSGTSKFDLTLEMAEKPDGLHGWFEYNTDLFESSTISRMIGHFKNLLERIFANPEQQIFQLPLLTENEQHQLLVEWVGDEEEINEPTQHLCLHHLFEAQVERTPDAIAVVFENQQLTYQELNEKANSLANYLQTLGVKPEVLVGICVERSLEMLVGLLGILKAGGAYVPLDPAYPSERLAFMLEDARVPVLLTQSHLVETLPKHQVAGTGILPITVCLDTQWQANVLASNENPVSSVAAANRAYVIYTSGSTGKPKGVQICHQAVVNFLSSMRVEPGLTAEDTLLSVTTLSFDIAALELFLPLSAGARVVLVSRQVVSDGKLLLETLHQSGATVMQATPATWRLLLEAGWSGSGQLKILCGGEALPRELANQLTARCKELWNLYGPTETTIWSAACKVKPGNASVPIGQPIANTQIYLLSRHLVPVPIGVPGEVYIGGVGLSRGYLNRPDLTAEKFIPNLFSQHSNSRLYKTGDLGRYLPDGTIEYLGRIDNQVKIRGFRIELGEIEAKLLENPAVQEAVVVVREENLGNKRLVAYVVPKAQSIALKSSNLRQDLQRKLPDYMVPATFVMLESLPLTPNGKVDRKALPSPEKTRLEQEKAFTAPHTPVEETLAQIWTQVLGLKQVGIDDNFFELGGDSILSIQVIAKAHQAGLKLKPKQLFQYQTIAQLAAVAGTTTALESQQELITGKFPLTPIQHWFFEQNFSDSHHWNQSILLKTKQPLNSKRVEKVVRQLLRHHDALRLRFLHEETGWQQENAEPDEAVPFSEIDLSSLSAQEQAPAMQKAVDNLQASLNLSQGPLMQVALFDFGDQKPNYLLFVIHHLAVDGVSWRILIEDFQIAYEQLSRNEALTLPAKTTSFKQWSERLNLYAQSGELKQELNHWFSHSGKKVSPLPVDHVNGTNTVATANTVSVTLSVEETRSLLQEVSAAYRTQINDVLLTALLQAFEEWTGEQTLLVDLEGHGREDIFEDVNLSHTVGWFTSLFPVWLYLEATHPGEALKAVKEQLRGIPNHGIGYGILRYLTGEIADTLLSLPQAEVSFNYLGQFDQVLPTSSLFALSSTSPGITCSPRGNRHYLLEINGFVVGEKLQIDWTYSQEVHQQSTIENLAQGFVAKLQTLIAHCQSPDAGGYTPSDFAEFQWSQWSQEDLDKINAVLGEV, encoded by the coding sequence ATGACTTCGCATTTTTTAAACAACTCTTTAGAGATCAAAACCCCAGCAAATTCTTCAGGAGAAGTCTTTGTACTTCCCACCTCATTTGCTCAACAAAGGCTGTGGTTTCTTGATCAATTTGAATCGGGCAATTCTTTCTACAACCTGCCGGCAGCCGTGCAATTGAAAGGGCAGGTTAATATCCCTGTTTTAGAAGAAAGTTTTCAAGAAATTGTGCGCCGGCATGAAGTTTTGCGAACAGCCTTCACCCTAGAAGACGGGGAGCCGGTTCAAGTCATTTATCCCAATGTGGATTTAAAATTACAAATCGTAGATTTTACCCAAATCCAAAACCCCCATCCTCAAATCCAAACGGCAATTCTTGAAGAGGCTCAAAAAACCTTCAACTTAGCCGAACCTCCTTTGCTGCGTACCACGCTAATTAAGTTAGACGAGCAAGAATTTATTCTGCTCCTAAATATCCACCATATTGTTTCAGATGGTTGGTCATTAGGAGTGCTGGTAAAAGAATTAGCAGCCCTTTATGAAGCCTTTTTGTTAAACAAACCCTCCCCGCTTCCTGAGCTTCCGATTCAATATGCCGACTTTGCAATTTGGCAGCAAGAAAACTTGCAAGGAGAAAAGTTAGAAACTCAGTTAAATTACTGGAAGCAGCAGCTTCAAGATGCACCTCTATTACTGGAGTTGCCGGCAGATAAACCCCGCTCAGCCGTTCAGACATTTCGAGGTGCGAGACAATCATTTGTGTTGTCAAAGGTTCTTACTGACGCCTTAAAAGAGTTCAGTAACCGAGAGAATGCTACGCTCTTTATGACGCTTCTAGCGGCCTTTAACGCGTTGCTCCATCGCTATACAGAGCGCACAGATATCTTAGTGGGTTCTCCCATCGCCAATCGCAATAAAGCTGAGATTGAAGGGTTGATTGGTTTTTTTGTCAATACATTAATTCTTCGCACTAAACTATCTGAAAACTCCAGCTTTCGGGAATTACTCGCACAAGTTCGAGAGGTAACGCTAGGTGCTTATGCTCATCAAGATTTACCGTTTGAAAAGCTAGTTGAAGAACTAAAACCCGAAAGGAGCCTCAGTCATAACCCGTTGTTTCAAGTCATGTTTTTGCTGCAAAATGCACCAATGCCAACCCTGGAATTACCGGGGTTAACGTTGAGTGTTTTAGAAATTGATAGCGGCACCTCTAAATTTGATTTAACCCTTGAAATGGCTGAAAAGCCGGATGGGCTTCATGGTTGGTTTGAATATAATACAGATTTGTTTGAGAGCAGCACCATCAGCCGCATGATTGGGCACTTTAAAAATTTATTAGAAAGAATTTTTGCTAATCCAGAACAGCAAATTTTTCAACTGCCATTACTCACTGAAAATGAACAGCATCAACTTTTAGTGGAATGGGTCGGCGATGAAGAAGAAATTAACGAGCCAACACAACATTTGTGCCTGCATCACTTATTTGAAGCCCAAGTAGAAAGAACACCCGATGCAATTGCCGTAGTTTTTGAAAATCAACAGCTAACTTATCAAGAACTGAATGAAAAAGCAAATAGTTTAGCAAATTACCTGCAAACTTTAGGAGTCAAACCCGAAGTTTTGGTGGGGATTTGTGTTGAACGTTCCCTAGAAATGCTTGTGGGGCTTCTGGGCATTCTCAAAGCCGGCGGCGCTTATGTTCCCCTAGACCCAGCCTATCCTTCTGAGCGCTTGGCCTTCATGCTAGAAGATGCTCGCGTGCCCGTGTTGCTCACCCAGTCCCATCTCGTTGAGACACTTCCAAAGCATCAAGTCGCTGGCACCGGCATCCTGCCTATCACTGTCTGCTTAGATACCCAGTGGCAGGCCAATGTTTTAGCCAGTAACGAGAACCCTGTCAGCAGCGTAGCAGCCGCGAATCGAGCCTACGTCATCTATACATCGGGTTCAACCGGCAAGCCAAAAGGTGTGCAAATTTGTCACCAGGCTGTGGTCAACTTCTTAAGTTCCATGCGGGTAGAACCGGGGCTAACGGCTGAAGATACACTGCTATCAGTCACCACCCTATCTTTTGACATTGCAGCGCTGGAACTTTTCCTCCCCCTGAGTGCTGGTGCGCGTGTGGTGCTAGTTAGCCGGCAAGTCGTCTCAGATGGAAAGCTATTGTTAGAAACACTCCATCAATCTGGGGCAACAGTGATGCAAGCCACACCCGCAACTTGGCGGCTATTATTAGAAGCCGGTTGGAGTGGCAGTGGACAGCTCAAAATTCTTTGCGGTGGAGAAGCTTTGCCGAGAGAACTGGCCAATCAGTTAACGGCGCGGTGCAAAGAACTCTGGAACCTTTACGGCCCAACTGAAACTACGATCTGGTCGGCAGCGTGTAAAGTCAAGCCTGGGAACGCTTCAGTTCCCATCGGGCAACCCATTGCCAACACGCAGATTTATTTACTCTCCCGGCATCTGGTGCCTGTACCCATTGGTGTGCCGGGAGAAGTTTATATTGGGGGTGTCGGCTTATCTAGAGGGTATTTAAACCGGCCTGATTTAACGGCTGAAAAGTTTATTCCAAATTTATTTAGCCAACATTCAAATAGCCGGCTCTACAAAACCGGCGACTTAGGACGTTATTTACCCGACGGCACAATCGAATATCTCGGTCGCATTGATAATCAAGTTAAGATTCGGGGTTTCCGGATTGAACTGGGCGAAATTGAAGCAAAATTACTAGAAAACCCGGCTGTTCAAGAAGCTGTAGTTGTTGTGCGTGAAGAGAATTTAGGCAATAAACGGTTAGTTGCTTATGTGGTTCCTAAAGCGCAATCAATTGCTCTCAAATCAAGTAACTTACGCCAGGATTTACAACGTAAGTTACCGGATTATATGGTGCCGGCAACTTTTGTTATGTTGGAAAGTCTGCCTTTAACTCCCAACGGTAAGGTAGATCGCAAAGCCCTGCCGTCTCCTGAGAAAACTCGACTAGAACAAGAAAAAGCTTTTACCGCACCTCACACGCCGGTTGAGGAAACTTTGGCACAGATTTGGACTCAAGTTCTCGGTCTTAAACAAGTTGGCATTGATGACAATTTCTTTGAATTAGGAGGAGATTCTATCCTCAGCATTCAGGTCATTGCTAAAGCTCATCAAGCAGGATTAAAACTTAAACCTAAACAACTCTTTCAATATCAAACAATTGCTCAACTAGCAGCCGTTGCCGGCACAACTACTGCGCTGGAATCTCAACAAGAACTAATCACAGGAAAATTTCCCCTCACTCCTATCCAGCACTGGTTTTTTGAACAAAATTTTTCCGATTCCCATCACTGGAACCAGTCAATTCTTCTAAAAACGAAACAACCGCTCAATTCAAAACGCGTGGAAAAAGTTGTGCGGCAATTGTTAAGGCATCACGATGCGTTGCGCCTACGTTTTCTGCACGAAGAAACCGGCTGGCAACAGGAAAATGCTGAACCTGATGAGGCTGTACCATTTAGCGAAATAGATTTGTCATCGCTGTCGGCACAGGAACAAGCGCCGGCCATGCAAAAAGCTGTGGATAATTTGCAAGCCAGTCTGAACTTATCCCAAGGGCCATTGATGCAGGTTGCCTTGTTTGACTTTGGCGATCAAAAACCGAATTACTTGTTATTTGTAATTCACCACTTAGCTGTTGATGGGGTATCCTGGCGGATTTTAATTGAAGATTTTCAGATCGCTTACGAACAACTAAGCCGAAATGAAGCGCTCACACTTCCAGCTAAAACGACCTCATTTAAACAGTGGTCAGAACGCTTGAATTTGTACGCCCAATCGGGCGAATTAAAACAAGAGTTGAATCACTGGTTTTCACATTCTGGCAAAAAGGTTTCTCCGTTGCCGGTGGATCATGTTAATGGGACAAATACAGTTGCAACAGCCAACACGGTATCCGTGACATTAAGTGTCGAAGAAACCCGTTCTTTGTTGCAAGAAGTGTCGGCAGCTTATCGCACACAAATTAATGATGTGTTGTTGACAGCTTTGCTACAGGCTTTTGAAGAATGGACTGGAGAACAAACCTTGCTTGTTGATTTAGAAGGTCATGGACGCGAAGACATTTTTGAGGATGTAAATTTATCGCATACTGTGGGCTGGTTTACCAGTTTATTTCCAGTCTGGTTATATTTAGAAGCCACACATCCTGGGGAGGCTTTGAAGGCGGTTAAAGAGCAGTTGCGAGGCATTCCTAATCACGGCATTGGCTACGGCATTTTGCGATATTTGACTGGCGAAATTGCTGATACATTGCTTTCTTTGCCTCAAGCTGAAGTAAGTTTTAACTATCTGGGACAATTTGATCAAGTTCTGCCGACATCCTCTTTATTTGCCCTTTCCTCAACGTCTCCAGGGATAACTTGTAGCCCACGAGGAAATCGGCATTATCTACTAGAAATTAATGGCTTTGTTGTGGGTGAAAAGCTGCAAATAGATTGGACATACAGCCAAGAAGTTCATCAACAAAGTACCATTGAAAATTTGGCGCAAGGGTTTGTGGCAAAACTGCAAACGCTAATCGCTCATTGCCAATCACCCGATGCCGGTGGCTACACCCCCTCTGATTTTGCAGAGTTTCAGTGGAGCCAGTGGAGTCAAGAAGATTTAGACAAAATTAATGCAGTTCTGGGAGAGGTGTGA